CCTCGGCGTAAACCTGCTGCGTCCGGCGCGCGATCTCCCGCCAGGTGTAAAGCTGGTGCAGGTCCCGGTAAGCCCGAACTGCAAGGCAGGATGCGAATTCCGGCTCGTGCAGGAGGCGCAGGATGCCGTCCGCCAGAGAGTTAGGGTTTCCGGGATAGCACTTCAGGCCGTTCTCTTCGTGCCTGACGATTTCGGAAAGGCCGCCCACATCGGAAACGACAACGGGCGTCTTTGCGGCCATCGCTTCCAGAACAACCATTCCGAAGGGCTCGTACAGGCTCGGGAAAACGGCCACGGCAGCCTCCCGGTACAGGCAGTCGCGGGTCGCGTCGTCAATGTAGCCGGTGAAATAAACTCTCTCGTAAATTCCCAGATCCTTTGCCTTATTCTTTAAATAATCTTCAGCGGGGCCCCGCCCGGCAACGATAAACTTCACCTTCGGGTAGTAGGACAAGACCTTTGGAATGGCGTCGAGGAGAATGTGGACCCCCTTTTCCTGAACAAGCCTCCCCACGAAAAAAACGATCTTTTCATCGGGAGCCGCATAAAAATCCCTTGAAATTATCTTTTTCGTTCGCTGGTACCTGCCCAGATCAACCCCGTTTGGGACAACCCGGATTTTGTCTCCCGGCAACTGAAAGATCCTCTGGAGCTCTTTCTGCATATAATGGCTGCAGACGATGACCCGCCAGGCCTCATAAGTCAGCCACCACTCTACATCGCTGATGTAGCGCTGGAGGTCGTTGTGAAGCCCCTGGTTCCGCCCGTATTCGGTGGCATGAATTGTGGCGATCAGCGGAAGTTTATAGGCGTGCTTAAGGGCGCGCCCCGCGTAGGCAACAAGCCAGTCGTGGGCGTGAATCAGATCGAAGTCGGCGAGGGAATTAACCAGAGACACCGCGTACTCGACCATACTCAAATTAAGCTGGAGGATCCAGGTCAAAAAGTCCAGGGCAGGAAGGTTGTAAGGATTGACCCGGTAGATGTGCACCCCGTTAACCATCTCTTTTTCCGGAGCCTCCGGGGCCGCACAGGTGATCAAGTGAACCTCTTCTCCCTCCCGGGCAAGCGCCGTTGTCAAATCGTATACATGCTGGGCAAGACCCCCGACGCTCCGGGGGGGGAACTCCCAAGAGAGCATGAGTATCCGCATCTTCCTTGCATCTCCTCGGTAACCTTTAATGGGTTGCAGTGAGATGGGCCAAAACTCAACGCGCCCGCGCTTCCTTATATTTTTCCTCCAGGACCCTGAAGACGTCAAAACGGGTTACCATTCCCTGGAGTCTTCCCGCTTCCACAACAGGAATCTGGTTGATCTTTCTTTCCATTAACAGAGCAACAAGTTTACAGAAGGGAGTATCGATAGGGGCGGTGACCAGATCCCGGCGCATGATCTCCCCAACCTGAATGCGGTTAATCCGCTCCAGAACCGCCGCCGGGTCAAGAGACCGCTCCGGGTAAAGCGTGCAGTCAAGAAACCGCACGCAACCGGGAAAGAGTGCGCGCAGGAGGTCGGCGGAGGTAACGATTCCCAGCAGGTGCCGGTTTTGATCAAGAACAGGGATGCCTCCCTGGCACGTTTCTAAAAAAAGATTAAAAAGAACCGCCCCGGGTTGATCGGGAGCAGCAGTGGCGAGCTTGCGGGACATGAAGTCCTTGGCCTGCAAAAAAACTTCTCCTTTCGGAAGTATTTTCCCATCGGCACTCCCCTTTTATGCATCAGAACTTCGGAAAAGGCAAAGGAAATCCCTACGCGCAGAAAACCGGTAGGGATTTAAACCTGCATTCCTGTATGCACTTCCAGACTCCAGTTGCGCCCGGCGTTGTTGTCCCAACGGCCGGCATCATCCCGAAAACAGAAATTCAAGCGGCTCTCGTCTTTAACCTCAAAGGTAACCTCCCAGCTCCCGTTGGTTTTCTCTAGAGGCAAATCGGCAATATACCGCCAGTTGTCGGCGGGCCCGTAACCCATATGCAGGTAAATCTCCCGGGCGCCCGCCCGGGCTAAAGGCCCCTGATACTTAATGGTGATGTCCTCACCCAGGGTAACCGGAACTGGGGCCACCGTTACTCCCCCCTCCAGTTCCGAAACAGATCTCGCCTTTTTGTTAAGTTCTTTCCTGGCCGGCCCTCTTTCCGGACAGCAACGCCCTCCACGCCGCCGGAACATCTTTCCACCTCCTCGCTCCTGAACCCTTTCGTGATTTTTGTTGATTTCTAGCTTTAGTATGCAAAAACTCAAGGGGAAACTATGCCTGGAAACTTGTGCCAACATCCCGCTTGCAGTTCAGATAAAAACTTCTACATTTTCTACATTGCCGAGTTCGGAGGCGCACTGTAGAATTGCCCCCTCCCCAGGCCCAAGCTGGCCGACCTGGATATCGGGGACAGCCCCGGTGCTACCACGGTCTGAAGCAGCAAGGGCAACAGGTAACGGGAGGGCTGGTGCCGACGGAAGGCCCGGGCGCGGGGACCCGGCGGGGCAAGTATGCCCGGTCAGTCCACCACGATTTACAGTAAAAGAATTTAAACCCGAAGACAAAAATTTCACCTCTGTCAGTTTCTAGAAAATCGAAGGCACTTGCTACCAGTCAAAAATCCCCCACCTATCTCAATTATTTAGAATTGTTCCTCTGTTTTCTCGCTTTTATCATGAAAGATAAAGAAATAAAAGGACCGAAGAAAAATAACTAAAGAGGGGGTGAAGAGAAAAAAGAATCAAAAAGTCCTTTCCAAACTTGCCTTTAGAAAATACTGAAAAGGGGAGGAAGTTGAAAATGAATGAAGAAAGATTTTTTGAGAAAATTTCTGAGGCCGTAATTCGCGGAGAAAGCGAAGCCGTTGTCGCAGCAGTGAGGGAAGCCCTCGAGGCAAAGATAGATGCCTTCAGTATTGTCGAAAACGGTCTAACAAAAGGAATGGACGTAGTTGGCGAAAAATTTGAAAGACAGGAATTTTTTCTGCCGGACCTGCTTATCGCGGCAAACGCTGTAAAGTCGGCCATGGAAATTTTAAAACCCCATCTTGCCACACGTTCTGCCGGAAAGGAAGCGGTAGTTGTCATTGGAACCGTTGAAGGAGATATTCACGACATCGGCAAGAACCTCGTTGCCTCAGCGCTGGAAGCGTCAGGGTTTAAAGTCATCGACCTGGGTGTCAACGTGCCTCCTGCCGAATTCGTTAAAAGCGTGAAGGAATACAACCCGGATATAGTAGCCTGTTCCGCTCTCATTACGGCAACGATGGTAAATATAAAAGATGTTATTAATGCACTAAAAGAGGCCGGTGTGAGAGATAAAGTCAAAATTATGGTAGGAGGAGCGCCTCTTTCCAGGGAATTTGCCGAAAGCGCCGGAGCCGATTACTACGGACGAACGGTCCGGGATGCAGTCGTTATTGCGAAAAATATCGTGGGGGAGGGGAACTGAAATGAAAATGACCCCAAGAGAACGGGTGCTTCGTGCTATTGAGGGCAAAAGTGTAGACAGAACACCGGTAGATTTCGGCGGTTTTATCTCCGGGATTGTAGAAGGCTCCAAAAATAAAATTGCCGAAGGGCCCCCTTATGGAATCAGGGCCCTGTACGAATATTGCGGCATCGAAGATTATGAAGAGCCGGTTATTTCGCCGATTCTTAGTGATGTCGCAAACATCGATGAACGCCTTCTCGTCAGGCTCGGTGCCGACATCAGACATGTTTTTACAGGGTCGCACCCGGTGGAAAAACTCCCCAACGGAAATTTGCGCGATATGTGGGGTATTATCTTGCAGCCAGCGGGATTTTACTGCAGTGTACCTGACCCGCTCACCCCGCTTCGAAGCGCCACAACGATAAAAGAGATTGAGGAATACCCTTACTGGCCCGATCCGAAAGATCCTGTTTTTCTGGAAGGGGTTCTCGAACAGGTTAAAACACTCCGGGAAACCACGGATTACGCAATCACTCTTTTCCCTGGGTACGCAGGCTTAATCTTCCATACATATGCATGGCTTCGTGGATTTGACAACTGGCTCATGGATATGCGGCTCAACCAAAAGATATATTTTGCTTTAACTGAAAAAATAACAGAAGTTGCTCTCTCAGTGCTAAAAGAGGTGCTTCCGGTTATAGGCCCCTATATCGACATCATTCTTTACGCTGACGATATGGGAATGCAAACCCAGCCGTTTATACCCTTAGACATGTACCGCAAGTTCGTAAAACCCTGGACCAAGAGATGGGTAACTGAAGTCAAGCGCATGGTTCCTCACGTAAAAGTCCTGTACCACTGCTGCGGCTCTATCTTCGATTTCATTCCCGATTTCATTGACTGCGGCATCGATATTATCAACCCGATCCAGCCTCTCGCCAACAAGATGGAGCCGTGGCGGCTAAAGAAAGAATACGGAGATCGGATCTGCCTGCACGGCGGCATCGACATCCAGCGCCTGGTAAACTTCGGCACACCCGAGGAAATTAAGAAAAGGGTCAAGGAAACGCTCGCGATTTTTGAAGGCAGCCGCTATATCCTTGCCTGCTCTCACAACATTGAACCTGAAACTCCCCCGGAAAACATCGTTGCGGTTTTCGACGCCGCAATGGAATACGCCCGGGGAGAGTAAAAGGGATTCTACGGGGGCCGGCTGCGGCCGGCCCCTCAAAAAGTTTCCGGGGGTAAAAAATGGAACAAAAGAATGTCGTACTGGTTATTTGCGAGACCCTGGCTCCGGAAATCGAAGATAAGGTGCCTCCTCACGTGGAAGTCAACGTAATTGAGTTCGGCCTTCACCTTTTTCCTAAAGAGCTAAATAAAAAACTCCGGGACATCTTAGGCGCGCTGGACCGCGAAGGAAAGTGGGATTTAATCCTGCTCGGATACGGCCTGTGTTCCGAGGGCGTGGTCGGCTTAAAATCGGAAAAAAGCAAAATCGTGATGCCCAGGACTGATGACTGCATCGCCATCTTTCTGGGGTCCACCGAGGCGTATAAAAAGGAGTTAACCAGGGACCCGGGAACCTATTACTTAACCAAAGGCTGGATAGAGCACGGGGAGGACCCTTTATCTATTTCTACGCGCCGCCATCAATGGACAAAAAAATATGATGAACAGACCGCCCAGTGGGTGGCACGTGAAATTATGAAAAATTATACGAGAATCGCCCTGATCGACACCGGGACTTACGAATTGAGTCCTTACATAGCTTACGCCAAAAAGGTTGCAGAGACCTTTGATCTAAAATTTGAAATTATCCCGGGCTCCCTGTTTCTGCTGGAGAAGCTTCTGCACGGGCCCTGGGACGACAATTTCCTTGCGCTGGAGCCCGGCCAGGAGATTACCAAAGAAATGTTTTTGCCAAAATATTAAACCGGAATTTAATTAACTTTAATACCTGGAGGTTGATGGTCGTTGCTGATTATCGGAGAAAAACTGAACAGCACAATTCCGCGGGTACGCGAGGCCATTAAGACTAAAGACAGGGCGTTTATTCAGGAACTGGCCCGGCAACAGGTTGCAGCAGGCGCCGAAATGCTCGACGTAAACACAGCAATGGGCGTCGAAAACGAGCCCGCCGACATGGAGTGGCTGGTGCGCACGGTGCAGGACGCGGTTGACGTGCCTTTGTGCATCGACAGCACAAACCCGGAGGCAATTAAGAGGGCGCTCCAGGCTCACAGAGGAAAGGCAATGGTCAACTCGATCTCGCTGGAAAAACCGCGGTTGGAAGGGATTCTCCCCCTGGTCCTCGAATACGGCTGTTCTGTAGTTGCCCTGACGATGGATGAAAGAGGGATCCCCGATTCGTCTGCCGACAGAGTCGCGCTGGCCGAACGCTTCCTGGAAATTGCCGAAAAGACGAACCTGAACCTGGAAGACGTTTACTTTGATCCTTTAGTCCTGCCGCTCGCCGTGAACAATAGAAACGCACTTACATTTTTTGAAAGCCTTGCAGAAATCAAACAGCGCTTGAAAGCACGCACGATTTCCGGCCTCAGTAACGTCTCCCATTCCCTGCCTAAAAGGAGGTTGATCAACCGGTACTTTTTGGCGATTTGCATGAGTTTGGGCATGGATGCCGCAATTCTGGATCCGCTGGATCGAAAACTCATGACCGCGGTTGTCACCACCAACCTGTTGTTAAACAAGGACTTTATGTGCCAGGGATACCTGAAGGCTTACCGTGCAGGATTTTTAGAAGAATAAACGAAAAAATATCATGACTGGCCTTATATTTGTTGAGGAGGTCTTTTGTGAAAAACTTTAAGGTTACCTTTCAACCGGCTAACCTGGAAATAAGTATGCCTGAGGGGGCCACGATCAAGGAGGCCCTCGAAAACGGGGGGTTATACTTCGACTTCCCCTGCGGGGGGAGAGGGAAGTGCGGCAAGTGCCGTGTACAGGTTTTAGAGGGGGCGGGTTTACCCACCCCCGTTGAAAGGGAGCACCTGGAGGAAAGGGAGATCGAAGAGGGGATCCGCCTCGCCTGCATGACCCGGATCCACGGAGACCTGATCGTCCGGCTTCCCTTCGAAAAAAGGCCGGAAGCAAAGATCCTCCAGATCGCCCCCGAAAAGGATGTAAAACTGCAACCCCGGATTCGCAAAGTCTACGCGGAGGCAGACCTTCCCTCCCTTAACGACCAGCGCCCAGACTGGGAGCGTTTAAAGGCGGGTGCGGGGCTAGGTGAACTCTCCATACCCCTTCCCCTGCTCCGCAAACTGCCCCAGATCGCCCGCGAAACCAGATACCGCATCACCCTGGTGCTGGAGGGAGAAAAGGTCCTCGGCCTCGAAAAATTCGATACAAGGGACAGGCTGCTGGGGATGGCCTTCGATGTCGGCACTACAACGGTCGTGGGTTACCTCATGGATCTCCGGACCGGCAAGGAATTAAGTGTGGCCTCAACGCTCAATCCCCAAACATCATACGGCGCCGACGTCATCTCGCGCATCACCTTTGCGAGCCAGGAAAAAACCGGCCTCGAAAAACTTCACAGGTCGATCGTAACGGCACTGAACGAACTCATCGGTGAAGCTGTAGAAAGGGCCGGCGCGGCGCGGGAAGACGTATATGCCTTAACTGTTGCAGGGAATACGTGTATGCACCACCTTCTTTTGGGGGTTGATCCGACCTATCTCGCGCTCTGTCCGTACGTGCCGGTGACGAAAGGGCCGTTGGTGTTCAGCGCGAAAGAACTGGGAATTGAAATCAACGACGGGGGACGAATTTACATGCTTCCCAACATTGCAGGATTTGTAGGCGCGGACACCGTTGCCGTCATCCTTGCAACAGACCTCGACCGGAGCAGGGAGATCAAGCTCGCAGTCGACATCGGAACGAACGGGGAAATCGTCCTCGGCAGCCAGGAAAGACTGCTCGCCTGCTCCGCCGCAGCGGGCCCCGCCTTTGAGGGTGCTCAAATCTCCTGCGGTATGAGGGGGGCAAAGGGAGCAATTGACCACGTGCGATTCGGAGAGGATCTGGAACTCTCGGTAATCGGAGGAGGAAAGCCTGAAGGGATTTGCGGATCCGGCCTGATCGATGTCGTTGCAGGACTCCTCGAGTGCGGCATTGTCGACCAAAGAGGAAAAATCCTCTCCCCCCACGAAATTGCTTCACCAAAAGCCGAAAAATTCAAAAATAACATCGTTCAGCACGACGGCGCCAACGCCTTTTTGCTTGTCGACGAATCCCAAACAGCCCACGGCGGGCCGATTCTCATTACCCAGCGCGACATCCGGGAACTCCAGCTAGCAAAGGGCGCCATTGCCACAGGAATTCAGGTGCTGATGGAGAAGCAGGGGATCGAAACGGCTGAGATCGCAGAGGTCCTCCTGGCAGGCGCCTTCGGGAACTACCTCAACCCGCGGAGCGCCTGCGCGATCGGCCTCCTTCCCCCGGCGCTGGCAGAAAAAGTAAAAGGGGTGGGCAACGCGGCCGGAACAGGAGCCAAGGCGGCGCTCCTCTCGTTTGACGAATATCAACGGGCGGCGCTGATTTCCGAATCGGTAGAATATGTAGAACTATCCGCATACCCCAATTTTAACTCCCTTTTCGCCGGCTCCCTGTCCTTTCCGGTGCCTGGAGATTGAACGGAGGGAGAATCATGGGAAGCGCCCCGGCAGCCGGCAAAGACATATTCAACGAAATTATTAATGCGGTCATTACAGGAGATTCCTTTAAGATCAAGTTGCTGGTGGAACAAGCGCTGGAAAAAGCCATAAAACCCGAGGCAATTATCAAAGAAGGTTTAATTCCAGGCATGGAAACGGTAAGTGCCAAATTCCAGAGTTCCGAATTTTACGTGGTTGACGTGATTGTTGCCGCGAACGCAATGCAGACCGGGGTCCAGGTTCTTAAAGAAAAATGCTGCAGGGAAAAAGCGTTTGAGGCTGAGAGCCGGGTTGTCATTGGCACCGTGGAAGGGGACATCCACGATCTGGGAAAAAACATCGTTGCGCTTACACTGGAGGGAGCAGGATATGAAGTCATCGATCTGGGGGTAGACGTCTCACCGGCTCAGTTTGTTGAGGCCATTACAAAATTTCACCCCGATCTTGTCTGCATTTCAGCACTGCTTACGGTTACCATGTTAAATATGCAGGATGTCATCGAAGCAATTAAAGAGGCCGGGTTGCGGGACAGAGTCAAAATTATCATCGGCGGAGCGCCTGTCACCCAGAGCTTTGCAAACAAGATCGGAGCGGATGCCTACGTAAAATACGGCACAAACGTAGTGCAAAAAGTAAGGGAGCTTCTCGAGGAAGAAAAGAATAAAAAGAGGTCTTCTCTTAGTTTCTCTTCCTTTGTAAACAGAAAACACCAGGAAATTTTTCAAAAGCTCTTTGATATTAAACCAGCCTTCATCGACGAGAGCGGTAATGTGATTTTGAAAGGAGAAGATTTTCCCACACCCTGCCGGGAATGCCGGAAATGGTTTCGGGAACACAGCTTCCGAGAAGAAAACGCGGCAATTCTCCTATGCTCCGGCGGCTTAGCAGTCATTGAAGCCTCAATTGAACTTGATCACGGAAAAACAGGAAAAATTAAGTGCGGCCCTTTCAGGTTAAGCACTTCCTCAAAAGACTGCACCCCGGCGATAAAAGAACTATCCCGCCTTGAACTCGAGAGGGTTCTAGCCGTCGTACGTCTGGTTGGGGAGCAAATTGGACACAAAGCAAGGGAGCGCCTGCTCGAAGCTCAAATTACAGAACAAAGAGAAAGCATCATTCGCTCTTTAAAATTCCAGGAAGAACTAAGAAATGCTCTCAACGAGGCCAACTACCGTTCCCTGCAGTCGCAGGTAAATCCCCACTTTTTATTCAACAGCCTGAACAGCCTGGCCCGGCTCGCAATGCTGGAAGAGGCGGAACGAACCGAGAAATTCGCCTACGCTTTATCCAGGACCCTCCGCTACATCCTCCGGAACATTAAGGGTACGGTAAAAATCGCCGAAGAAATCCAGATGATCCGTGATTACCTCTTCATCCAGCAGGTGCGGTTTTCCGATCGGATCAGCGTTAATCTGGAAATAGAAGACAGCGTCTCCGAGGGGAGGATCCCCTGCATGGTCCTGCAGCCGATTGTGGAAAACGCCATCATCCACGGCCTGGAACCCCTTGAAGGAAAGGGAAGGCTTGAGATCTCCGGGAAAAAAGAGGGGCAAACCGTTTTCTTCGAAATAACAGACAACGGCGTTGGCATCCCCCCACACAAGCTGAAAGAAATCTCTCACTTAAACATAAATCGCTCCGGCCGGGGCCACGCGACGGGCCTGGGTCTTGTCCACGTACACCAGAGGCTTCAGCATTATTTTGGTTCGAATTACGGCCTGGAAATCCAGAGCCAGGAGGGCAAGGGTACGTCGGTAAAAATTTACCTCCCTTACATCTGCTAAATATTCGCCAAAAAGGAGTGTTCTCGTTGTATTCCGTCCTGCTCGTTGATGATGAAATGCTGGAAAGGCAGGGCTGGAGGCGGATCCTGGAAAAGCACCGCTCCGGCTCCGTACGTGTAATCGGAGAAGCCAGAAACGGGAGAGAGGCAGTGGAACTGGCTAAAAAGGAGAGGCCAGATCTCGTTTTAATG
This Bacillota bacterium DNA region includes the following protein-coding sequences:
- a CDS encoding glycosyltransferase family 4 protein, whose amino-acid sequence is MRILMLSWEFPPRSVGGLAQHVYDLTTALAREGEEVHLITCAAPEAPEKEMVNGVHIYRVNPYNLPALDFLTWILQLNLSMVEYAVSLVNSLADFDLIHAHDWLVAYAGRALKHAYKLPLIATIHATEYGRNQGLHNDLQRYISDVEWWLTYEAWRVIVCSHYMQKELQRIFQLPGDKIRVVPNGVDLGRYQRTKKIISRDFYAAPDEKIVFFVGRLVQEKGVHILLDAIPKVLSYYPKVKFIVAGRGPAEDYLKNKAKDLGIYERVYFTGYIDDATRDCLYREAAVAVFPSLYEPFGMVVLEAMAAKTPVVVSDVGGLSEIVRHEENGLKCYPGNPNSLADGILRLLHEPEFASCLAVRAYRDLHQLYTWREIARRTQQVYAEVKDDYEASAWKTDSRLAGINKLKEIREEITSTGRYAVPGYLIREAYESQASSASRGRC
- a CDS encoding CBS domain-containing protein, with protein sequence MQAKDFMSRKLATAAPDQPGAVLFNLFLETCQGGIPVLDQNRHLLGIVTSADLLRALFPGCVRFLDCTLYPERSLDPAAVLERINRIQVGEIMRRDLVTAPIDTPFCKLVALLMERKINQIPVVEAGRLQGMVTRFDVFRVLEEKYKEARAR
- a CDS encoding carbohydrate-binding protein → MFRRRGGRCCPERGPARKELNKKARSVSELEGGVTVAPVPVTLGEDITIKYQGPLARAGAREIYLHMGYGPADNWRYIADLPLEKTNGSWEVTFEVKDESRLNFCFRDDAGRWDNNAGRNWSLEVHTGMQV
- a CDS encoding corrinoid protein; its protein translation is MNEERFFEKISEAVIRGESEAVVAAVREALEAKIDAFSIVENGLTKGMDVVGEKFERQEFFLPDLLIAANAVKSAMEILKPHLATRSAGKEAVVVIGTVEGDIHDIGKNLVASALEASGFKVIDLGVNVPPAEFVKSVKEYNPDIVACSALITATMVNIKDVINALKEAGVRDKVKIMVGGAPLSREFAESAGADYYGRTVRDAVVIAKNIVGEGN
- a CDS encoding DUF1638 domain-containing protein, which produces MEQKNVVLVICETLAPEIEDKVPPHVEVNVIEFGLHLFPKELNKKLRDILGALDREGKWDLILLGYGLCSEGVVGLKSEKSKIVMPRTDDCIAIFLGSTEAYKKELTRDPGTYYLTKGWIEHGEDPLSISTRRHQWTKKYDEQTAQWVAREIMKNYTRIALIDTGTYELSPYIAYAKKVAETFDLKFEIIPGSLFLLEKLLHGPWDDNFLALEPGQEITKEMFLPKY
- a CDS encoding methyltetrahydrofolate cobalamin methyltransferase is translated as MLIIGEKLNSTIPRVREAIKTKDRAFIQELARQQVAAGAEMLDVNTAMGVENEPADMEWLVRTVQDAVDVPLCIDSTNPEAIKRALQAHRGKAMVNSISLEKPRLEGILPLVLEYGCSVVALTMDERGIPDSSADRVALAERFLEIAEKTNLNLEDVYFDPLVLPLAVNNRNALTFFESLAEIKQRLKARTISGLSNVSHSLPKRRLINRYFLAICMSLGMDAAILDPLDRKLMTAVVTTNLLLNKDFMCQGYLKAYRAGFLEE
- a CDS encoding DUF4445 domain-containing protein, producing MKNFKVTFQPANLEISMPEGATIKEALENGGLYFDFPCGGRGKCGKCRVQVLEGAGLPTPVEREHLEEREIEEGIRLACMTRIHGDLIVRLPFEKRPEAKILQIAPEKDVKLQPRIRKVYAEADLPSLNDQRPDWERLKAGAGLGELSIPLPLLRKLPQIARETRYRITLVLEGEKVLGLEKFDTRDRLLGMAFDVGTTTVVGYLMDLRTGKELSVASTLNPQTSYGADVISRITFASQEKTGLEKLHRSIVTALNELIGEAVERAGAAREDVYALTVAGNTCMHHLLLGVDPTYLALCPYVPVTKGPLVFSAKELGIEINDGGRIYMLPNIAGFVGADTVAVILATDLDRSREIKLAVDIGTNGEIVLGSQERLLACSAAAGPAFEGAQISCGMRGAKGAIDHVRFGEDLELSVIGGGKPEGICGSGLIDVVAGLLECGIVDQRGKILSPHEIASPKAEKFKNNIVQHDGANAFLLVDESQTAHGGPILITQRDIRELQLAKGAIATGIQVLMEKQGIETAEIAEVLLAGAFGNYLNPRSACAIGLLPPALAEKVKGVGNAAGTGAKAALLSFDEYQRAALISESVEYVELSAYPNFNSLFAGSLSFPVPGD
- a CDS encoding histidine kinase gives rise to the protein MGSAPAAGKDIFNEIINAVITGDSFKIKLLVEQALEKAIKPEAIIKEGLIPGMETVSAKFQSSEFYVVDVIVAANAMQTGVQVLKEKCCREKAFEAESRVVIGTVEGDIHDLGKNIVALTLEGAGYEVIDLGVDVSPAQFVEAITKFHPDLVCISALLTVTMLNMQDVIEAIKEAGLRDRVKIIIGGAPVTQSFANKIGADAYVKYGTNVVQKVRELLEEEKNKKRSSLSFSSFVNRKHQEIFQKLFDIKPAFIDESGNVILKGEDFPTPCRECRKWFREHSFREENAAILLCSGGLAVIEASIELDHGKTGKIKCGPFRLSTSSKDCTPAIKELSRLELERVLAVVRLVGEQIGHKARERLLEAQITEQRESIIRSLKFQEELRNALNEANYRSLQSQVNPHFLFNSLNSLARLAMLEEAERTEKFAYALSRTLRYILRNIKGTVKIAEEIQMIRDYLFIQQVRFSDRISVNLEIEDSVSEGRIPCMVLQPIVENAIIHGLEPLEGKGRLEISGKKEGQTVFFEITDNGVGIPPHKLKEISHLNINRSGRGHATGLGLVHVHQRLQHYFGSNYGLEIQSQEGKGTSVKIYLPYIC